One window of the Rhizorhabdus dicambivorans genome contains the following:
- a CDS encoding UrcA family protein has translation MQSFKNTVAASFAVVATFITVAAATPLRAEPVSVPVAYGDLNVASDTGAAKLDARIRKAAYQACGASDLGTSIKVANCRRDAIGAAKAKLAVNKVSDLQLAAR, from the coding sequence ATGCAGAGCTTCAAGAACACCGTCGCCGCCAGCTTCGCGGTTGTCGCCACCTTCATCACCGTCGCTGCGGCGACCCCGCTGCGTGCCGAACCGGTCAGCGTTCCTGTTGCCTATGGCGATCTGAACGTCGCCAGCGACACCGGCGCCGCCAAGCTCGACGCCCGCATCCGCAAGGCGGCCTATCAGGCCTGCGGCGCTTCGGATCTGGGCACCAGCATCAAGGTCGCCAACTGCCGCCGCGACGCGATCGGCGCCGCCAAGGCCAAGCTGGCGGTGAACAAGGTTTCGGACCTGCAGCTCGCCGCCCGCTAA
- a CDS encoding RidA family protein, with amino-acid sequence MMPRTLISSGSPFEKQVGYSRALVDGDWAFVAGTTGYDPETRIMPESAAEQARNALALIGRTLEGAGFAMADVVRATYYFTDAAYWDEVGPVLGEAFGDIRPAATALIVGLIKPEMKVEIEVTALRRR; translated from the coding sequence ATGATGCCGCGTACGCTGATCTCGTCGGGTTCGCCGTTCGAGAAGCAGGTCGGCTACAGCCGCGCGCTGGTCGACGGCGACTGGGCCTTCGTCGCCGGGACGACCGGCTATGATCCCGAAACCCGGATCATGCCGGAAAGCGCGGCCGAGCAGGCGCGCAACGCGCTGGCGCTGATCGGGCGCACGCTGGAAGGCGCGGGCTTCGCGATGGCCGATGTCGTGCGGGCCACCTATTATTTCACCGATGCCGCTTATTGGGACGAGGTCGGCCCGGTGCTGGGCGAGGCGTTCGGCGACATTCGGCCGGCCGCGACGGCGCTGATCGTGGGACTGATTAAGCCCGAGATGAAGGTGGAGATCGAAGTAACAGCGCTGCGCAGGCGATGA
- the purT gene encoding formate-dependent phosphoribosylglycinamide formyltransferase — MTPIAKILLLGSGELGREFVIAAKRLGAHVIACDSYAGAPAMQVADEHEVFSMLDGEALAAVIEKHKPDHVVPEVEAIRTEVLKDYEDRGYSIVPSARATMLTMNRDRIRDVAANELGLVTSRFLYAESLDEMRAAVAKVGIPCVVKPVMSSSGKGQSIVTAEGAVDAAWDYAVDGMRGDRKRVIVEAFIAFDYEITLLTIRTRQGVIFCEPIGHRQERGDYMESWQPTPMSKKALAAAQDMARKVVDNLGGYGLFGVEFFVAGEQVIFSELSPRPHDTGMVTLISQNLTEFDLHARAVLGLPIPHIHLNGAAASAVILADRHAEDFHFEGVAEALAPMPGIETDVRLFSKPVTRPNRRMGVALALARKGGADEARAAARAAAAKVRIVYVEEE; from the coding sequence ATGACCCCCATTGCGAAGATCCTGCTGCTCGGTTCGGGCGAGTTGGGCCGCGAGTTCGTGATCGCCGCCAAGCGGCTGGGCGCGCATGTGATCGCGTGCGATTCCTATGCCGGTGCCCCGGCGATGCAGGTCGCCGACGAGCATGAGGTGTTCTCCATGCTCGACGGCGAGGCGCTGGCGGCCGTGATCGAGAAGCACAAGCCCGATCATGTCGTGCCCGAGGTAGAGGCGATCCGGACCGAGGTGCTCAAGGACTATGAGGATCGCGGCTATTCGATCGTGCCGTCGGCGCGTGCGACGATGCTGACGATGAACCGCGACCGCATCCGCGACGTCGCGGCGAACGAACTGGGCCTCGTCACCTCGCGCTTCCTCTATGCCGAGAGCCTCGACGAGATGCGCGCGGCGGTGGCGAAGGTCGGCATTCCCTGCGTCGTCAAGCCGGTGATGTCGTCGTCGGGCAAGGGCCAGAGCATCGTCACCGCCGAGGGCGCGGTCGATGCGGCCTGGGACTATGCCGTCGATGGGATGCGCGGCGACCGCAAGCGGGTGATCGTCGAGGCGTTCATCGCCTTCGACTATGAAATCACCCTGCTGACGATCCGCACCCGCCAGGGTGTGATCTTCTGCGAGCCGATCGGCCACAGGCAGGAACGCGGCGACTATATGGAAAGCTGGCAGCCGACGCCGATGTCGAAGAAGGCGCTCGCCGCCGCGCAGGACATGGCGCGCAAGGTGGTCGACAATCTCGGCGGCTACGGGCTGTTCGGTGTCGAGTTCTTCGTCGCGGGTGAACAGGTGATCTTCTCCGAACTGTCGCCGCGTCCGCACGACACCGGCATGGTCACGCTGATCTCGCAGAACCTCACCGAGTTCGATCTCCACGCCCGCGCGGTGCTGGGGCTGCCGATCCCGCACATCCACCTCAACGGCGCGGCCGCCTCGGCGGTGATCCTCGCCGATCGCCATGCCGAGGATTTCCATTTCGAAGGCGTCGCCGAGGCGCTGGCGCCGATGCCCGGCATTGAAACCGACGTGCGGCTGTTCAGCAAGCCGGTGACCCGGCCTAACCGGCGGATGGGCGTGGCGCTGGCGCTGGCGCGCAAAGGCGGCGCCGACGAGGCTCGCGCGGCGGCGCGGGCGGCGGCGGCGAAGGTCCGCATCGTCTATGTGGAGGAGGAATGA
- a CDS encoding GGDEF domain-containing protein → MSVDAFIFAILLVVNALMALAMLLAARTLGQPRIAYILACTFGINVLLYIVDAIYIFLFRGNLALNLIVSMIAMTPPIFAATAYRLRSGLPLHLGRLAAAHLAATALILWFSYFDPNRGYRSAIVPLFAASVLIFGTTALVRPGRRLRLGERPIVITSYALAAIEVAGGLVLAAMRNSPTPALERAYTMIVFLGLPGLTVAAGIFSLYLLAGDLAERLRVAADTDSLTGAPNRRAIEVTGARLMDEARIAGRPLTIAICDVDHFKEINDLHGHGHGDEVLCRLTGLFREQLAEGGDYGRFGGEEFVLFFPGSNLEQARRRVEALRERIMEISIGDLPIRLTASFGVAGMSLTDQSLADIVRRADRALYASKEAGRNRTTVDRQGQLAG, encoded by the coding sequence GTGTCGGTAGATGCATTCATCTTTGCGATACTGCTCGTCGTCAATGCGCTGATGGCGCTGGCGATGCTGCTCGCCGCACGCACGCTGGGCCAGCCCAGGATCGCCTATATCCTGGCGTGCACCTTCGGCATCAACGTGCTGCTCTACATTGTCGATGCGATCTACATCTTCCTGTTCCGCGGCAATCTGGCGCTCAACCTGATCGTCAGCATGATCGCGATGACGCCGCCCATTTTCGCCGCAACCGCCTATCGGCTGCGCTCGGGACTGCCGCTCCACCTTGGCCGGCTCGCCGCAGCCCACCTGGCGGCGACCGCGCTGATCCTGTGGTTCAGCTATTTCGACCCGAACCGGGGATATCGCAGCGCGATCGTGCCGCTGTTCGCAGCCTCGGTGCTGATCTTCGGCACCACAGCCCTGGTAAGGCCCGGCCGCCGCCTGCGGCTGGGCGAACGGCCGATCGTCATCACCAGCTATGCGCTGGCGGCGATCGAGGTCGCCGGCGGCCTCGTCCTCGCGGCGATGCGCAACTCGCCCACGCCTGCGCTCGAACGGGCCTATACGATGATCGTCTTCCTCGGCCTGCCCGGGCTGACCGTCGCGGCCGGCATCTTCTCGCTCTATCTGCTCGCCGGAGACCTGGCCGAGCGGCTGCGCGTCGCCGCCGACACCGATTCGCTGACCGGCGCACCAAACCGCCGCGCGATCGAGGTGACGGGGGCGCGGCTGATGGACGAGGCGCGGATCGCCGGACGGCCGCTCACCATCGCCATCTGCGACGTGGACCATTTCAAGGAGATCAACGATCTCCATGGCCATGGCCATGGCGACGAGGTGTTGTGCCGGCTGACCGGCCTGTTCCGCGAGCAGCTCGCGGAAGGCGGCGACTATGGCCGCTTCGGCGGCGAGGAATTCGTCCTGTTCTTCCCTGGCAGCAATCTCGAGCAGGCCCGCCGCCGGGTCGAAGCGCTGCGCGAGCGGATCATGGAGATCAGCATCGGCGATCTTCCGATCCGGCTAACCGCCAGCTTCGGTGTCGCCGGCATGAGCCTGACCGACCAGAGCCTGGCCGACATCGTCCGCCGCGCCGACCGCGCGCTCTATGCGTCGAAGGAGGCCGGCCGCAACCGTACGACGGTGGACCGGCAGGGGCAGCTGGCGGGATAG
- a CDS encoding ArsC family reductase, with protein MAITMYGIKNCDTIKKARTWLEGRGRDYDFHDYKAAGIDAQTLKGWTGKVGWEVLLNRAGTTFKKLPDSAKAGIDEAKAIALMEAQPSMIKRPVLDVDGDLLVDFKPDAYQAKLG; from the coding sequence ATGGCGATCACCATGTACGGCATCAAGAATTGCGACACGATCAAGAAGGCGCGCACCTGGCTGGAGGGGCGCGGCCGCGACTATGATTTCCACGACTACAAGGCCGCGGGGATCGATGCGCAGACCTTGAAGGGCTGGACTGGAAAGGTTGGATGGGAGGTGCTGCTCAACCGGGCGGGCACGACCTTCAAGAAGCTCCCGGATTCCGCCAAGGCCGGCATCGACGAGGCGAAGGCGATCGCACTGATGGAGGCGCAGCCCTCGATGATCAAGCGGCCGGTGCTCGACGTCGACGGCGACCTGCTCGTCGACTTCAAGCCCGATGCCTATCAGGCGAAGCTGGGCTGA
- the pgeF gene encoding peptidoglycan editing factor PgeF, whose translation MNVRPIRIAALDGLPHGFLGREGGVSEGIHAGLNVGLGSDDDRDAIRENRRRAVAAVAPGHKLVTLHQVHSSDAVAVTAPYPDDARPHADALVTDRPGLLLGILTADCVPVLFADAAAGVVGAAHAGWKGAITGVTDATLAEMEKLGADRARIVAAIGPCIARASYEVDEGFVRRFEADDPANERFFADGRRPGHAQFDIEAYVAHRLGAAGVGRVIALGEDTYAQPERFFSFRRATHRGETGYGRQISLIGLP comes from the coding sequence ATGAATGTCCGCCCCATCCGGATCGCTGCGCTCGACGGCCTGCCACATGGCTTTCTGGGCCGCGAGGGCGGGGTTTCCGAAGGCATCCATGCCGGGCTGAACGTCGGGCTGGGATCGGACGACGATCGCGACGCGATCCGCGAGAACCGCCGGCGCGCTGTTGCCGCGGTGGCGCCGGGCCATAAGCTGGTTACCCTTCATCAGGTCCATTCGTCCGATGCCGTGGCGGTCACCGCGCCTTATCCCGACGATGCCCGGCCGCATGCCGACGCGCTGGTGACCGACAGGCCGGGCCTGCTGCTCGGCATCCTCACCGCCGATTGCGTGCCGGTGCTGTTCGCCGACGCGGCGGCGGGGGTGGTCGGTGCGGCGCATGCCGGCTGGAAGGGCGCGATCACCGGCGTAACCGACGCGACCCTGGCGGAGATGGAGAAGCTGGGCGCCGACCGCGCGCGGATCGTCGCCGCGATCGGGCCATGCATCGCCCGGGCAAGCTATGAGGTCGACGAGGGTTTCGTCCGCCGCTTCGAGGCGGACGACCCGGCCAATGAACGCTTCTTCGCCGACGGCCGCCGCCCCGGCCATGCCCAGTTCGACATCGAGGCCTATGTCGCCCACCGGTTGGGGGCGGCGGGGGTGGGAAGGGTGATCGCGCTCGGCGAGGACACCTATGCCCAGCCCGAGCGCTTCTTCAGCTTTCGCCGCGCGACCCACAGGGGCGAGACCGGCTATGGCCGGCAGATATCGCTGATCGGCCTGCCCTGA
- a CDS encoding acylphosphatase has product MTQEDRIARRIHVKGKVQGVFFRAWTIEQAADLGVDGWVRNRHDGSVEAVAAGPVHKVEELIARMHRGSPPSRVDAVIVEETPGVVAQGFSQKPTV; this is encoded by the coding sequence ATGACGCAGGAAGATCGTATCGCCCGCCGCATCCATGTGAAGGGTAAGGTGCAGGGCGTTTTCTTCCGCGCCTGGACGATCGAGCAGGCGGCCGATCTGGGCGTCGACGGCTGGGTTCGCAACCGCCATGACGGATCGGTGGAGGCGGTCGCGGCCGGCCCCGTGCACAAGGTCGAGGAACTGATCGCCCGGATGCATCGCGGTTCGCCGCCGTCGCGGGTCGATGCGGTGATCGTCGAGGAGACCCCTGGCGTGGTCGCGCAGGGCTTCAGCCAAAAGCCGACGGTATGA
- the aroC gene encoding chorismate synthase — protein sequence MSFNSFGRVFRFSTWGESHGPAIGAVVDGCPPGLALSEANIQPWLDKRRPGTSRFTTQRQEPDQVRILSGVFEGRTTGTPISLMIENVDQRSKDYSEVALAYRPGHADYAYDAKYGFRDYRGGGRSSARETASRVAAGSVARLVIPEVRIRAYLVELGGDTIDRAAFDDAAIDENPFFCPDRAAAGRWETIVDEARKAGSSVGAIVECVAEGLPAGWGTPLYAKLDSELASACMSINAVKGVEIGDGFDAARLTGETNADPMRPGNDGKPVFLANHAGGVAGGISTGQPLIVRIALKPTSSILTPVETIGRDGQASDIRTKGRHDPCVGIRAAPVLEAMVALVLADQKLLHRAQVG from the coding sequence ATGTCGTTCAACAGCTTCGGCCGCGTCTTTCGTTTCTCCACCTGGGGGGAAAGCCATGGGCCCGCGATCGGTGCCGTGGTCGATGGCTGCCCGCCGGGGCTGGCGCTGAGCGAGGCCAATATCCAGCCCTGGCTCGACAAGCGTCGGCCGGGCACCTCGCGCTTCACCACCCAGCGGCAGGAGCCCGATCAGGTCCGCATCCTGTCGGGCGTGTTCGAGGGCAGGACCACCGGCACCCCGATCAGCCTGATGATCGAGAATGTCGACCAGCGCTCGAAGGATTATTCGGAGGTCGCGCTGGCCTATCGGCCCGGCCATGCCGACTATGCCTATGACGCCAAATATGGCTTTCGCGACTATCGCGGCGGCGGGCGCAGCTCGGCGCGCGAGACGGCATCGCGGGTCGCGGCGGGGTCTGTCGCGCGGCTGGTGATCCCCGAAGTCCGGATCCGCGCCTATCTGGTCGAGCTGGGCGGCGATACCATCGACCGCGCGGCCTTCGATGATGCCGCGATCGACGAGAATCCCTTCTTCTGCCCCGATCGCGCGGCGGCGGGGCGCTGGGAAACGATCGTCGATGAGGCGCGCAAGGCCGGTTCCTCCGTCGGCGCGATCGTCGAATGCGTGGCGGAAGGATTGCCCGCCGGCTGGGGTACGCCGCTCTATGCCAAGCTCGATAGCGAGCTGGCGTCGGCATGCATGTCGATCAACGCGGTCAAGGGCGTCGAGATTGGTGACGGCTTCGACGCCGCGCGGCTGACCGGAGAGACAAACGCCGATCCGATGCGGCCCGGCAACGACGGCAAGCCGGTCTTCCTCGCCAACCATGCCGGCGGGGTCGCCGGTGGCATCTCGACCGGCCAGCCGCTGATCGTCCGCATCGCGTTGAAGCCGACCTCGTCGATCCTGACCCCGGTCGAGACGATCGGCCGCGATGGCCAGGCCTCCGACATCCGCACCAAGGGCCGCCACGACCCCTGTGTCGGCATCCGCGCGGCGCCGGTGCTGGAGGCGATGGTGGCGCTGGTCCTGGCCGACCAGAAGCTGCTGCACCGGGCGCAGGTGGGATGA
- the fabI gene encoding enoyl-ACP reductase FabI: MAGLMQGKRGLIMGLANDRSLAWGIAKALHAQGAEMAFSYQGEALERRVRPLAEEVGSDFLIECDVSDMAALDVAFGTLAERWPTIDFVVHAIGFSDKNELRGKYVDTSLENFLMTMNISTYSMVAVTKRARAMMPNGGSVLTLSYYGAEKVVPHYNVMGVAKAALETSVKYLAMDLGPENIRVNAISAGPIKTLAASGIGDFRYILKWNELNSPLRRNVTIEDVGGAGLYLLSDLASGVTGEIHHVDAGYNVIGMKAEDAPDIALA; encoded by the coding sequence GTGGCGGGTTTGATGCAAGGCAAGCGCGGGTTGATCATGGGTCTGGCCAATGATCGTTCGCTGGCATGGGGGATTGCCAAGGCGCTCCACGCGCAAGGGGCCGAGATGGCGTTCAGTTATCAGGGCGAGGCGCTGGAACGGCGCGTCCGCCCGCTCGCCGAGGAGGTGGGCTCGGATTTCCTGATCGAGTGTGACGTGTCCGACATGGCGGCATTGGACGTGGCGTTCGGCACGCTGGCCGAGCGCTGGCCGACGATCGACTTCGTCGTCCACGCGATCGGATTCTCGGACAAGAACGAGCTGCGCGGCAAATATGTCGATACCAGCCTCGAGAATTTCCTGATGACGATGAACATCTCGACCTATTCGATGGTCGCGGTGACGAAGCGGGCGCGGGCGATGATGCCGAATGGCGGTTCGGTGCTGACGCTGAGCTACTATGGCGCCGAGAAGGTCGTGCCGCACTACAACGTCATGGGCGTCGCCAAGGCTGCGCTGGAGACCAGCGTCAAATATCTCGCGATGGACCTGGGGCCGGAGAATATCCGCGTCAACGCGATCTCGGCCGGCCCGATCAAGACGCTGGCGGCCAGCGGCATCGGCGATTTCCGCTATATCCTGAAGTGGAACGAGCTGAACTCGCCGCTTCGCCGCAACGTGACGATAGAGGATGTTGGCGGGGCCGGGCTTTACCTGCTGTCCGATCTGGCGTCGGGCGTGACCGGGGAAATCCACCATGTCGATGCCGGCTACAACGTCATCGGCATGAAGGCCGAGGACGCCCCTGATATCGCGCTGGCCTGA
- a CDS encoding YihY/virulence factor BrkB family protein, with the protein MSDESPEARHRRPFEKHLNEMRPGGRLYAVVRRAALGVYADGFIHAGNIAYLALLTMFPFFIVMAALAQLFGRTPDVQHAVYGFLATVPPSVRELVAKPIEDVLAAQNSGALLWLGALVGLWTVGSFVETIRDILQRAYGTKPSKSFWHYRAGSILIILASVVLAMSAFSAQVVLTGIEQFVWRLLPFGADVQPLISLTRIAPLLMLMAALYAMFATLTPLKYRLSPCPKWPGALFTALWWMAVTMLLPMVVSLFGGYGRTYGSLAGVIVTLLFFWLVGLGLVFGAHLNAALAESPETSVKDPAPTK; encoded by the coding sequence GTGAGCGACGAATCCCCCGAAGCACGGCACAGGCGCCCGTTCGAGAAACATCTCAACGAAATGCGGCCCGGTGGACGGCTCTATGCCGTCGTCCGTCGGGCCGCCCTGGGCGTCTATGCCGACGGCTTCATCCACGCCGGCAACATCGCCTATCTGGCGCTGCTGACCATGTTTCCCTTCTTCATCGTAATGGCGGCGCTGGCGCAGCTGTTCGGCCGCACCCCCGATGTCCAGCACGCAGTCTATGGTTTCCTGGCGACCGTGCCCCCCTCGGTCCGCGAGCTTGTCGCCAAACCGATCGAGGATGTGCTCGCCGCGCAGAATAGTGGCGCGCTGCTATGGCTCGGTGCGCTGGTCGGCCTGTGGACGGTGGGAAGCTTCGTCGAGACGATCCGCGATATCCTCCAGCGCGCCTATGGCACCAAGCCTTCGAAAAGCTTCTGGCATTATCGTGCCGGGTCGATCCTGATCATTCTTGCGTCGGTCGTGCTCGCAATGTCGGCCTTCAGCGCCCAGGTGGTGCTCACCGGCATCGAACAGTTCGTCTGGCGGCTGCTGCCCTTCGGCGCCGATGTCCAGCCGCTGATCAGCCTGACGCGGATCGCGCCGCTGCTGATGCTGATGGCCGCGCTCTATGCGATGTTCGCGACGCTGACTCCGCTCAAATACCGCCTGTCCCCCTGTCCCAAATGGCCGGGTGCGCTGTTCACCGCGCTATGGTGGATGGCGGTGACGATGCTGCTGCCCATGGTCGTATCGCTGTTCGGGGGCTATGGCCGCACCTATGGCAGCCTGGCAGGGGTGATCGTCACCCTGCTGTTCTTCTGGCTGGTGGGGCTCGGACTGGTTTTCGGCGCACATCTCAACGCGGCTCTAGCGGAAAGCCCGGAAACTTCTGTAAAGGACCCTGCGCCCACAAAGTGA
- a CDS encoding DnaJ C-terminal domain-containing protein, with amino-acid sequence MADLYSKLGVKRGADEAEIKKAYRKLAKELHPDRNQDNPKAAERFSEVTAAYDLLSDRDKRAQYDRGEIDEQGNPRGPFGFGGRGGGSGGFHPGAGPGGAGFEFGGDASDFGDIFEGIFGRNRAGGSAGGGRRGGFGGFGTQGGGRPLKGADVNYRLAVPFEDAAALKPQRITLSNGKTIDVKLPNGVETGTHMRLAGQGEEGQGGRGDAIIAIEVRPHRFFRRDEDDVRLDLPVAIDEAVAGARVKVPTVDGAVMLAIPKGTSSGKTLRLKGKGFHRKDGSRGDQLVTVMIDIPADDAALEAFIESWPGKGQRNPRASLGV; translated from the coding sequence ATGGCGGACCTCTATTCGAAGCTGGGTGTGAAGCGCGGGGCGGACGAGGCCGAGATCAAGAAGGCCTATCGCAAGCTCGCCAAAGAGTTGCACCCCGACCGCAATCAGGACAATCCCAAGGCGGCGGAGCGCTTTTCCGAAGTCACCGCCGCCTATGACCTGCTGTCCGACCGCGACAAGCGTGCCCAATATGATCGCGGCGAGATTGACGAGCAGGGCAATCCGCGCGGTCCCTTCGGGTTCGGCGGACGCGGCGGCGGAAGCGGCGGTTTCCATCCGGGCGCGGGGCCGGGCGGCGCGGGTTTCGAATTCGGCGGCGACGCTTCTGATTTCGGCGACATCTTCGAAGGAATTTTCGGCCGCAACCGCGCTGGCGGTAGCGCGGGCGGCGGCCGGCGCGGCGGTTTCGGCGGCTTCGGGACACAGGGCGGCGGCCGGCCGCTGAAGGGCGCGGACGTCAACTACCGGCTGGCGGTTCCGTTTGAGGATGCCGCGGCGCTGAAGCCGCAGCGCATCACGCTGTCGAACGGCAAGACGATCGACGTGAAGCTGCCCAACGGGGTCGAGACCGGCACGCATATGCGCCTTGCCGGCCAGGGCGAGGAAGGGCAGGGCGGCCGTGGCGACGCGATCATCGCGATCGAGGTGCGCCCGCACCGCTTCTTCCGCCGCGACGAGGACGATGTCCGGCTGGATCTTCCAGTCGCGATCGACGAGGCGGTGGCCGGTGCCAGGGTGAAGGTACCGACCGTCGATGGCGCGGTGATGCTGGCGATCCCCAAGGGCACCAGCTCGGGCAAGACGCTGCGGCTCAAGGGCAAGGGATTTCACCGCAAGGACGGATCGCGCGGCGACCAGCTCGTCACGGTGATGATCGACATTCCCGCCGACGATGCGGCGCTGGAGGCCTTCATCGAATCCTGGCCGGGCAAGGGCCAGCGCAACCCGAGGGCTAGTCTAGGCGTTTGA
- a CDS encoding zinc-binding metallopeptidase family protein: MAPYPCPNCKRLLHFEVRVCPACAFTLGYDPASDGFLFLGDGATTWRDIDGRAHDLAVCANNNAYEVCNWLVATGDDTPYCRACRHNRTIPDLTVPSVPPRWRKIEEAKRRMFHTLIRLGLPLETKAEEAGRVQGLAFDFLYDPLAEEQGQTQITTGHDGGVVTLNLIEADDVLRERMRRDMGEPYRTLLGHFRHEVGHHYWSRLIETDPVELAAFRNVFGDETIDYAQALQDHYGPNSAKVWTDDYVSFYATAHPWEDFAETFAHYLHMVDTLATIGGFDMRMAAFPGPESHGGPAVNFDPYTASTDALSAQMVPWSFALNAANRSMGQPDLYPFRLSPAITGKIDYVNRLVAKAAGRGPQAAKAA, from the coding sequence ATGGCGCCCTATCCCTGTCCGAACTGCAAACGCCTTCTCCACTTCGAGGTGCGGGTCTGCCCTGCCTGCGCCTTCACCCTGGGTTACGACCCCGCGTCGGACGGCTTCCTGTTCCTCGGCGATGGAGCAACGACGTGGCGAGACATCGACGGCCGGGCGCATGATTTGGCCGTCTGCGCCAACAACAACGCATATGAGGTCTGCAACTGGCTCGTCGCGACGGGGGATGACACCCCCTATTGCCGGGCCTGCCGCCACAACCGGACGATCCCCGACCTGACCGTGCCGAGCGTCCCGCCGCGCTGGCGCAAGATCGAGGAAGCGAAGCGGCGAATGTTCCACACGCTGATCCGGCTGGGCCTGCCGCTGGAGACCAAGGCGGAGGAGGCCGGCAGGGTGCAGGGCCTCGCCTTCGATTTCCTTTATGATCCGCTGGCCGAGGAGCAGGGCCAGACCCAGATCACCACCGGCCATGACGGCGGCGTGGTGACGCTCAACCTGATCGAGGCCGACGATGTGCTGCGCGAGCGGATGCGCCGCGACATGGGCGAGCCCTACCGCACCCTGCTCGGCCATTTCCGGCATGAGGTCGGTCATCACTACTGGTCGCGGCTGATCGAGACCGATCCGGTCGAACTCGCGGCGTTCCGCAACGTCTTCGGCGACGAGACGATCGACTACGCCCAGGCCCTGCAGGACCATTATGGCCCCAACAGCGCGAAGGTCTGGACCGACGACTATGTAAGCTTCTACGCGACCGCCCATCCATGGGAGGATTTCGCGGAAACCTTCGCCCATTATCTGCACATGGTCGATACATTGGCGACGATCGGCGGGTTCGACATGCGGATGGCGGCCTTCCCCGGCCCCGAAAGCCATGGTGGGCCAGCGGTGAACTTCGATCCCTACACCGCCTCGACCGATGCCCTGAGCGCGCAGATGGTGCCGTGGAGCTTCGCGCTCAACGCCGCCAACCGCAGCATGGGGCAGCCCGATCTCTACCCCTTCCGCCTGTCGCCCGCAATCACCGGCAAGATCGACTATGTGAACCGGCTGGTAGCGAAGGCGGCAGGACGCGGCCCGCAGGCGGCGAAGGCGGCCTGA
- a CDS encoding AAA family ATPase, translating into MSAVGRIALLGGESSGKSTLAAGLATRLDTLWVEEYGRELWVKRDGALDFEDLLHIGEVQVIREDKAAARAKRFLFCDTTPLVTAFYSQALFGRVDPRLAALAERRYDHSLLCAPDFPFVQDGWREDSAFRQQQHDFYEAELVRTGQPFTLIRGPIDARIETALAAIGA; encoded by the coding sequence ATGAGCGCGGTCGGCCGCATCGCCCTGCTGGGCGGCGAATCGAGCGGCAAGTCGACGCTCGCGGCCGGGTTGGCAACGCGGCTCGATACGCTGTGGGTCGAGGAATATGGCCGCGAACTCTGGGTGAAGCGCGATGGCGCGCTGGATTTCGAAGACCTGCTCCACATCGGCGAGGTGCAGGTGATCCGAGAGGACAAGGCGGCGGCCCGGGCGAAACGGTTCCTGTTCTGCGACACGACGCCGCTGGTCACCGCCTTCTACAGCCAGGCGCTGTTCGGAAGGGTCGATCCGCGGCTGGCGGCGCTGGCGGAGCGGCGCTACGACCACAGCCTGCTCTGCGCACCCGATTTCCCGTTCGTGCAGGATGGCTGGCGCGAGGATTCGGCTTTTCGCCAGCAGCAGCATGATTTCTACGAGGCGGAGCTTGTCCGCACCGGCCAGCCCTTCACCCTGATCCGCGGGCCGATCGACGCGCGGATCGAAACGGCGCTGGCCGCGATCGGGGCATGA
- the pnuC gene encoding nicotinamide riboside transporter PnuC: MNLLEIAANAFATASILLAARNSIHGWWTSIIGCTLFAVLFYDARLYADVTLQFFFIGISATGWWMWLRGNAGAPLPIRHAPPALLPAMGFAGLVVGLGYGALLHRFTNAYAPFVDSSVLVLSVIGQLLLMRRMIENWYIWLAVNMISVPLYLSRDLQLTAFLYACYLASNIYGLWVWRREMHRAGATVPA; this comes from the coding sequence GTGAATCTGCTTGAAATCGCGGCCAATGCGTTCGCGACCGCCTCTATCCTGCTCGCGGCGCGCAACAGCATCCACGGCTGGTGGACCAGCATCATCGGCTGCACGCTGTTCGCCGTCCTTTTCTACGACGCTCGGCTCTATGCCGATGTTACCCTGCAATTCTTCTTCATCGGCATCAGCGCGACGGGGTGGTGGATGTGGCTGCGGGGCAATGCCGGGGCGCCATTGCCGATCCGCCACGCGCCGCCCGCGCTGCTGCCGGCGATGGGATTTGCCGGGCTGGTCGTCGGCCTGGGCTATGGCGCGCTGCTCCATCGGTTCACGAACGCCTATGCACCCTTCGTCGATTCGTCCGTGCTGGTGCTCAGCGTGATCGGCCAGCTTCTGCTGATGCGGCGGATGATCGAGAACTGGTATATCTGGCTGGCGGTCAACATGATCTCCGTGCCGCTCTACCTGTCGAGGGACCTCCAACTGACCGCCTTTCTCTATGCCTGCTATCTGGCCAGCAACATCTACGGGCTGTGGGTCTGGCGGCGCGAGATGCACCGCGCCGGGGCGACGGTGCCGGCATGA